In Mycobacterium sp. SMC-8, a single window of DNA contains:
- a CDS encoding DUF1173 domain-containing protein: MTVTATPFQVGEHVVDDVHCPEGQQILREAKAARSRPLCLCQTAGVQMYIAAAGDSLIVKRMPGTAAAHDHRCRSWLPPSELSGYGAVADRSIIDNPADGTTTLRLGFSLSKSGNRAAPEPSGSPASAVQSDGNKLSLRAVLHYLWDEAELTTWHPGFAGRRPWGVVYRRLRDAADGKLVRKNPFAASLFIPEPFSADRKAEIEQRRIKAWAPARRQPGKATRFLIGVGDIKAIEPAAHGFKMQVRHQPGHPWFLDEDLYRKMTKRFPTELELWQMADPGDVRLVAVATFSVSRAGYANVEQLSLMTTDHNWLPFTSDAERTLLATAIEDDRCFRKVLPYNGTSTALASLIFTDTAPAIAAFIDRSGGEDDEDESIAGLPVWNWRTDEDMPDLPSPVDGSE; this comes from the coding sequence ATGACAGTCACGGCGACCCCGTTTCAGGTCGGGGAACACGTGGTTGACGATGTGCATTGCCCTGAGGGACAACAGATCCTCAGAGAGGCCAAAGCAGCGCGGTCACGCCCTCTGTGTTTGTGCCAGACCGCCGGGGTGCAGATGTATATCGCTGCTGCTGGAGACAGCCTCATTGTCAAACGAATGCCCGGCACGGCGGCCGCACATGACCATCGGTGCCGATCGTGGCTCCCTCCCAGCGAGCTATCTGGCTATGGCGCCGTTGCCGACCGGTCGATCATTGACAACCCTGCCGACGGAACAACCACGCTGCGACTGGGGTTTTCGCTGTCGAAGTCCGGCAATCGTGCCGCTCCCGAGCCTTCCGGATCGCCGGCAAGCGCGGTGCAATCGGACGGCAACAAGTTATCCCTACGCGCTGTGCTGCATTATCTCTGGGATGAGGCGGAACTGACGACGTGGCACCCGGGCTTTGCGGGACGGCGGCCGTGGGGTGTGGTGTACCGCCGGCTCCGAGATGCCGCGGATGGGAAGCTAGTCCGTAAAAACCCGTTCGCCGCATCGTTGTTCATCCCGGAGCCCTTCTCGGCCGACCGCAAGGCCGAGATCGAGCAGCGCCGGATTAAGGCTTGGGCTCCAGCTCGGAGGCAGCCTGGGAAGGCCACCAGATTCCTGATCGGCGTGGGCGATATCAAGGCGATTGAGCCAGCCGCCCACGGGTTCAAGATGCAGGTCCGCCACCAACCGGGCCACCCCTGGTTCCTCGACGAAGACCTGTACCGAAAAATGACCAAGCGCTTCCCCACAGAGCTAGAACTCTGGCAGATGGCAGATCCAGGTGACGTGCGATTAGTGGCGGTAGCTACCTTCTCCGTGTCTCGGGCTGGTTACGCCAACGTCGAACAACTCTCTTTGATGACGACCGATCACAACTGGCTCCCCTTCACCAGCGACGCCGAGCGCACCCTGCTGGCAACTGCAATCGAAGATGATCGGTGTTTCCGGAAGGTATTGCCTTACAACGGGACTTCCACGGCCCTGGCCTCTCTTATCTTCACCGACACCGCCCCGGCGATAGCCGCATTTATCGATCGCTCTGGAGGCGAGGACGACGAAGACGAATCGATCGCGGGGCTTCCGGTCTGGAACTGGCGTACCGATGAAGATATGCCGGATTTGCCGTCACCTGTCGACGGTTCGGAATGA
- a CDS encoding DNA adenine methylase, with the protein MTPCRVETNALSATALRPPFAYFGGKQKIAGDIAALLASHSHYVEPYAGGLSVLLAKKPSRLETVNDLDGDIVHFWRMLRNRPEELARACALTPHSRAERSNALDRPSDLDDIERARRIWVCLAQGRTGTLRRTGWRFDAADSAHTSMPRRLDSYIRRMEAATARLRSVSLECRPALDVIAAYGKGRRTLMYVDPPYLGEVRERNYRREMLSEDGHRELASTLHECVATVVLSGYASRLYDEVLFRDWYRVELAAATSQGGSYEVRTEVLWSNRPLRRTSSTVVVRGKGAARNETSTNDAVCNETRCPVCAGTLRQAATGRRRIYCSPACRVRAHRRAAISGE; encoded by the coding sequence ATGACCCCCTGCCGGGTTGAAACAAACGCATTGTCAGCAACTGCCTTACGTCCGCCGTTCGCCTACTTCGGCGGTAAGCAGAAGATCGCCGGGGACATCGCCGCACTGCTAGCAAGCCATAGCCACTACGTGGAACCGTATGCTGGCGGACTCTCAGTATTGTTGGCTAAGAAGCCAAGTCGACTAGAGACTGTCAACGACCTCGACGGTGACATTGTCCACTTCTGGCGGATGCTACGTAATCGTCCCGAGGAACTGGCCCGGGCATGTGCGTTGACTCCGCACTCACGAGCAGAGCGTAGCAATGCGCTTGACCGTCCGTCCGACTTGGATGATATCGAACGTGCCCGGCGAATCTGGGTATGTCTGGCGCAAGGCCGGACAGGCACCCTTCGCCGGACAGGCTGGCGCTTCGACGCGGCGGACTCTGCGCACACGTCAATGCCTCGCCGGCTAGATAGCTATATCCGTCGGATGGAGGCAGCAACCGCTCGGTTGCGCTCGGTCTCTCTGGAGTGCCGACCGGCACTCGATGTCATTGCGGCATACGGCAAAGGCCGCCGAACACTGATGTATGTGGACCCTCCCTATCTTGGTGAAGTCCGAGAACGCAACTACCGCAGGGAGATGCTGTCTGAGGATGGCCACCGTGAACTGGCATCCACCTTGCATGAGTGCGTTGCCACCGTGGTTCTGTCGGGCTACGCCTCACGCTTGTATGACGAGGTACTCTTTCGGGACTGGTACCGGGTCGAACTGGCAGCTGCGACGAGCCAGGGAGGATCGTACGAGGTCCGCACTGAAGTTCTGTGGTCCAATCGCCCCCTGCGTAGGACTAGCTCCACGGTCGTCGTTCGCGGTAAAGGTGCCGCGCGTAACGAAACGTCCACCAACGACGCCGTATGTAACGAAACGCGCTGCCCGGTCTGCGCTGGAACGCTTCGGCAGGCCGCGACGGGTCGACGGCGCATCTACTGCTCGCCAGCATGCCGGGTCCGTGCACACCGACGCGCCGCAATCAGCGGAGAATAG
- a CDS encoding conjugal transfer protein: MAMSRIWQQRISRTQGALTKFGKPAVLILAALAGLNVLWQLLFATAPDLTEPSRAVVNRSAVVGAFAQDFVAVWLEANTQDAASLSQFISADPASLTLPSTPAVVINTPTIVAVSLEGLAGQEADAEVYSVVVGVTQRPYESAAPHRALYRVPVLWSRFGPRAASFPARIGGPGAGADLPLSYPSTLSEADPAYSTATGFLKAYLTPAGGVEQYVTTDSMIAGLGNAYETLSVQGVTALGVPSSVPADGELARVLVRVTAVNSQFAPSPLVYPLTLRGVGGRWLVAAIDKAPAVSTDDSLVPAAVSTDWSSATPN, from the coding sequence ATGGCAATGAGCCGCATCTGGCAGCAACGGATCAGCCGCACGCAGGGTGCGCTGACGAAATTCGGGAAACCCGCAGTGTTGATTCTGGCGGCCCTGGCGGGGCTGAACGTGCTGTGGCAGCTTCTTTTTGCCACAGCACCTGACCTCACCGAGCCATCACGGGCGGTGGTGAACCGCTCTGCGGTGGTCGGTGCGTTTGCCCAGGATTTCGTCGCGGTCTGGCTGGAGGCAAACACCCAGGACGCGGCCAGCCTGAGTCAATTCATCAGCGCCGATCCCGCGTCCTTGACGCTGCCTTCCACTCCGGCAGTCGTCATCAACACGCCCACGATCGTGGCCGTGTCACTGGAGGGCCTTGCAGGTCAGGAAGCCGACGCCGAGGTGTATTCCGTGGTCGTCGGGGTGACCCAGCGCCCGTATGAGTCCGCCGCACCACACCGAGCCTTGTACAGGGTCCCCGTGCTGTGGTCGCGCTTCGGTCCCCGTGCCGCGAGTTTTCCGGCGCGCATCGGCGGACCCGGCGCGGGAGCAGACCTGCCGCTGAGCTACCCGAGCACGTTGAGTGAGGCCGACCCCGCCTACAGCACAGCGACGGGTTTCTTGAAGGCCTATCTGACCCCTGCCGGGGGTGTGGAGCAGTACGTCACCACGGACTCGATGATCGCCGGATTGGGCAATGCGTACGAAACCCTTTCCGTACAGGGCGTTACCGCGCTCGGCGTTCCCTCGTCGGTGCCCGCCGACGGTGAGCTGGCTCGTGTCTTGGTCCGCGTGACCGCAGTGAACTCTCAGTTCGCTCCCTCGCCGTTGGTCTACCCCTTGACGCTTCGCGGGGTTGGCGGGCGCTGGCTGGTCGCAGCAATCGACAAAGCGCCGGCGGTGTCGACCGATGACAGTCTCGTTCCGGCGGCGGTGTCCACCGACTGGAGCTCTGCCACACCGAACTGA
- a CDS encoding ATP-binding protein: protein MGENSFRGQTARVYADVRDFPIYVSHIDDNTRLWFAPWRIWDGATFLIGITSTVWATRKWLDSGHAIAIALFGLALTAALTVAARQIPVSRPSPLYRIGWLLGGLLHTQRKAGINDEGEAALSPPKEVIGNLSFTSGGVYAEFIVDGQPGGMMPYALKDAIAMRHRPLVRQLPSGLLLWGCCVRLDHRRLLRWMLSGYTNEPAWVQEVRDWEDFLTIEPFYEQVFGIRVPVDSGAAGRSGVGGLAKAATVVAGRDPDDPRSLAGYQEMSASILSKIPAEFNARPATPRQIHWWYRRRLAIGAVNDPFPHGAGGPDRLTEADFAPVVPAHFDCGDQESRKKDRRWWRRVVPSLAAVLVIRGSQRLDSFQSMLAVAQIPRGGLAYPRAEYLLAVYDVDTPSDIDWIQHISTRPAEQALTRIDRAQRNLDDQAFQRAGRRSSDSDLIERYSSAEEYNAKLRASKLEREVEATTVIAVGARSRAELDGACQLLQTHFAEDLDMTLSRRRGSAQIGLWQTGLAGSEERSPRSQFSQPATTTDWARFSPLVSSRLGHGTGILFARNLSTRRPTPVLIEPEGASRRRQVPGMLFYGPPGGGKSQGAKRVVNGLIARGNQCSILDPGSNPEWVRALAHLGDRVAVLDPTRGQVSVDGLRIFRREIAVERTLDHLLPMMGVEPDAEIARQLRFLLRPDQRVAESMGALVRYLNSLQGSAYKEYAELAARLDMWANIDYLRAMFDESLPIPPIAEKDAVIWLTGDLELPTTSQTEDLHLYKRQTARARAGLAIYGMIAGLTRESYTGPNRRPGKFGWFVAEEARAYFASPVGREDATELITQGRKQRYGLIGIAQHVEYFDGIPTKDLPTRVITPFKASAREEATEEFKRIGIDPEEYPEVLNLRTADGHGCAYMIDDAGSTGLIDILQPVQPELRQAFDTRGLENEALELMR from the coding sequence GTGGGTGAGAACAGCTTTCGCGGCCAGACAGCCCGCGTGTATGCCGATGTGCGGGACTTTCCCATCTATGTCTCCCACATCGATGACAACACGCGGTTGTGGTTCGCGCCGTGGCGGATCTGGGACGGCGCGACCTTCCTGATCGGTATCACCTCTACGGTCTGGGCGACCCGCAAGTGGCTTGACTCCGGACATGCCATCGCCATCGCGCTGTTCGGCCTCGCGCTGACAGCAGCACTGACCGTCGCTGCCCGCCAGATCCCGGTATCTCGACCCAGCCCGCTCTACCGGATCGGCTGGCTGCTCGGCGGACTGTTGCACACCCAGCGCAAGGCCGGGATCAACGATGAGGGCGAGGCGGCGCTGTCGCCGCCCAAGGAGGTGATCGGGAATCTCAGTTTCACCTCCGGTGGTGTCTACGCCGAGTTCATCGTGGATGGACAGCCCGGCGGCATGATGCCTTACGCGCTCAAGGACGCGATCGCGATGCGTCACCGACCTTTAGTGCGCCAACTTCCCTCGGGATTGCTGCTGTGGGGCTGCTGCGTGCGCCTGGACCACCGGCGGCTGCTGCGGTGGATGCTCTCGGGCTACACCAATGAGCCTGCGTGGGTGCAGGAAGTCCGAGACTGGGAGGACTTCTTGACCATCGAGCCGTTCTACGAGCAGGTGTTCGGTATACGCGTGCCGGTGGACTCGGGAGCCGCCGGACGATCCGGAGTGGGCGGCCTGGCCAAGGCGGCCACCGTCGTCGCCGGCCGCGACCCCGACGACCCGCGATCACTTGCCGGGTATCAGGAGATGTCGGCCTCGATACTGTCGAAGATTCCTGCCGAGTTCAACGCGCGTCCGGCCACCCCGCGCCAGATCCACTGGTGGTATCGGCGCCGGCTGGCCATCGGTGCAGTCAACGATCCTTTCCCGCACGGTGCGGGCGGCCCTGACCGGCTCACCGAAGCCGACTTTGCGCCCGTGGTGCCGGCGCATTTCGACTGTGGTGACCAGGAGTCCCGCAAGAAGGACCGCCGCTGGTGGCGGCGTGTGGTGCCGTCGCTGGCCGCTGTGCTGGTGATTCGGGGCTCCCAACGCCTGGACAGCTTTCAGAGCATGCTGGCCGTAGCTCAGATTCCCCGCGGCGGGCTCGCCTATCCACGTGCGGAATACCTGCTGGCCGTCTACGACGTGGACACACCTTCCGACATCGACTGGATTCAGCATATTTCCACCCGTCCGGCTGAGCAGGCGCTCACGCGGATCGACCGCGCTCAGCGCAACCTCGATGATCAGGCGTTTCAACGGGCAGGCCGCCGTTCCAGCGACAGTGACCTCATTGAGCGCTACTCCTCGGCCGAGGAGTACAACGCCAAGCTGCGGGCGTCGAAGTTGGAGCGGGAAGTGGAGGCCACGACGGTGATCGCGGTCGGGGCGCGCTCACGGGCCGAACTCGACGGGGCCTGCCAACTACTGCAAACGCACTTCGCAGAAGACCTCGACATGACACTGAGTCGCCGTCGCGGCAGCGCCCAAATTGGGCTGTGGCAGACCGGGCTGGCAGGCAGTGAAGAGCGCAGCCCGCGCAGTCAATTCAGCCAACCGGCGACCACCACCGACTGGGCGCGGTTCTCGCCGCTCGTGTCCAGCAGGCTCGGCCACGGGACCGGAATTCTGTTCGCCCGCAATCTGTCCACCCGACGACCGACCCCTGTCCTGATCGAACCGGAAGGCGCGAGCCGTCGGCGCCAGGTACCCGGAATGCTGTTCTACGGCCCACCTGGAGGTGGCAAATCTCAAGGCGCAAAACGGGTGGTGAACGGACTGATTGCCCGCGGTAATCAGTGCAGCATCCTTGATCCCGGTTCTAATCCCGAGTGGGTGCGTGCGCTGGCGCATCTGGGGGATCGCGTGGCCGTACTTGATCCCACGCGTGGTCAAGTCTCGGTCGACGGGTTGCGCATTTTTCGCCGGGAGATCGCCGTTGAGCGCACCCTTGATCACCTTCTCCCGATGATGGGTGTCGAGCCCGATGCCGAGATCGCCCGCCAGCTCCGTTTTCTGCTGCGCCCCGATCAGCGGGTCGCCGAAAGCATGGGCGCTCTGGTGCGCTACCTGAACAGCTTGCAGGGAAGCGCGTACAAGGAGTACGCGGAACTCGCTGCGCGGCTGGATATGTGGGCCAACATCGACTATCTGCGGGCGATGTTCGATGAGTCGCTGCCGATACCGCCGATCGCTGAGAAGGATGCGGTGATCTGGCTGACCGGTGACCTGGAGCTGCCGACAACCTCACAGACCGAGGATTTACACCTCTACAAGCGTCAAACAGCCCGTGCACGTGCCGGTTTGGCCATCTACGGGATGATTGCCGGGCTCACACGGGAGAGCTACACCGGACCGAATCGTCGGCCCGGCAAGTTCGGCTGGTTCGTGGCCGAGGAAGCCAGGGCATACTTCGCGTCTCCGGTCGGCCGCGAAGATGCCACCGAGTTGATCACCCAGGGACGCAAGCAGCGATACGGTCTGATCGGTATTGCACAGCATGTCGAGTATTTCGACGGGATTCCCACCAAAGACTTGCCGACTCGGGTCATCACACCGTTCAAGGCCTCTGCGCGAGAAGAAGCGACCGAAGAATTCAAGCGCATCGGGATTGATCCCGAGGAGTACCCCGAGGTTTTGAACCTGCGCACCGCCGATGGGCACGGTTGCGCCTACATGATTGACGATGCGGGCAGCACCGGTCTGATCGACATTCTCCAACCCGTCCAGCCGGAGCTGCGGCAAGCCTTTGATACCCGCGGTTTGGAAAACGAGGCGCTGGAGCTGATGCGGTGA
- a CDS encoding DUF3649 domain-containing protein, whose translation MEGPTRSTRRACAGVFVDSALAGGVHLRD comes from the coding sequence CTGGAGGGTCCTACGCGATCGACCCGACGAGCTTGCGCGGGCGTGTTCGTTGACTCCGCACTCGCGGGTGGAGTTCACCTCCGCGATTAG
- the nrdH gene encoding glutaredoxin-like protein NrdH → MSRITVYTKPNCVQCTATFKALDKAGIAYAKVDISVDAEARDYVMALGYLQAPVVVAGDEHWSGFRPDRISEVTAPALAQLSM, encoded by the coding sequence ATGAGCAGGATCACCGTGTACACCAAGCCCAACTGCGTGCAGTGCACCGCGACGTTCAAGGCGCTCGACAAAGCGGGCATCGCCTACGCGAAAGTTGACATCAGCGTCGATGCCGAGGCCCGCGACTACGTGATGGCCCTGGGCTACCTGCAAGCCCCCGTCGTGGTGGCCGGCGATGAGCACTGGAGCGGCTTCCGACCCGACCGCATCTCCGAAGTCACGGCTCCAGCACTCGCGCAGCTATCCATGTAG
- a CDS encoding DUF2510 domain-containing protein: MNENNSNRCVIRILGLVDGTPTDFDGQYVVEYDPSRTGTQPVTGNPMPVFHLATTPDISQATRFSPAETVDLYRAVDQRNPIRADGEPNRPLTAFSVETETISELPPAGWHVDPHNPRYWRWWNGTTWTSHIAAR, from the coding sequence ATGAACGAGAACAACAGCAACCGGTGTGTTATTCGCATTCTGGGTTTAGTTGACGGGACGCCAACCGATTTCGACGGCCAGTATGTGGTCGAGTACGACCCGAGCAGGACCGGCACGCAGCCAGTGACAGGTAATCCGATGCCGGTATTCCATCTGGCGACCACCCCCGATATCAGTCAAGCGACGCGGTTCAGTCCCGCCGAGACGGTCGACCTGTACCGCGCCGTAGACCAACGTAACCCGATCCGGGCTGATGGTGAACCGAACCGTCCTCTCACTGCGTTCAGTGTGGAGACCGAGACGATCTCGGAATTGCCGCCTGCGGGATGGCACGTCGATCCGCACAATCCGCGCTACTGGCGCTGGTGGAACGGTACGACCTGGACCAGCCATATAGCGGCGCGGTGA
- a CDS encoding type IV secretory system conjugative DNA transfer family protein: protein MYVKPSTPYCGFGRRAGGNEMFVPSSAAHVLVSAPTETGKSRRLLAPAATLWGGPAVVVSSKDDLMQYVMERRWGPKALLDLRPLKSPVYPEGVVPNIYDPTVTIDSPYEALTVAETIMQMSTVGLGSGADQVSDGGVWESQAAGPLAAFLFAASPEGNGKGMDWVLTAVDNIDPENSTQPGWVQAAALCHQYPTLAMGMARIMEMDPRQRDSVAITMRKAITPWLRTSLLDREGFEPFTPDFLDDPQATLFILAPADGTVAGSAVTLLDSLVRRWREKTSTRETMHRLLMVIDELPNTAPIPNLRRIVGEGRGLGINLMVAVQASSQLDTVYGAVYANELRDIFPASVIMFGAREEELLTAAEHWSGLTNRRPQGFGQNDGGKNLNNDLGATLRWQELLPPTREHARLLIRGGVGTCVEIPDWSVFLQFYDQTTQAILARAHGRDGSAGAVEQGRLRRMVRRAWLDRDSAA, encoded by the coding sequence ATGTACGTCAAGCCATCCACGCCGTACTGCGGCTTCGGCCGCCGTGCCGGTGGCAACGAGATGTTCGTGCCGAGCAGCGCAGCACATGTGCTGGTGTCCGCACCGACCGAGACGGGCAAAAGTCGGCGCCTGCTGGCGCCGGCCGCCACGTTGTGGGGAGGCCCAGCAGTGGTCGTCTCGTCCAAGGACGATCTCATGCAGTACGTCATGGAACGCCGATGGGGACCAAAGGCGTTGCTGGACCTGCGGCCGCTGAAATCGCCGGTCTATCCAGAAGGCGTGGTTCCCAACATCTATGACCCGACTGTCACGATCGACAGTCCCTACGAAGCCCTGACCGTGGCCGAAACCATCATGCAGATGTCGACGGTCGGGTTGGGCTCGGGGGCTGATCAGGTCTCTGACGGCGGGGTATGGGAATCGCAGGCCGCCGGGCCGCTGGCGGCGTTTCTCTTCGCGGCGTCGCCGGAGGGCAACGGCAAGGGCATGGACTGGGTTCTAACGGCAGTCGACAACATCGACCCCGAGAACAGCACCCAGCCTGGGTGGGTACAGGCCGCCGCGCTGTGCCACCAGTACCCAACGTTGGCCATGGGTATGGCACGGATCATGGAAATGGACCCCCGTCAACGTGACTCGGTGGCCATCACAATGCGTAAAGCGATCACTCCCTGGCTGCGCACCTCGCTACTCGATCGTGAAGGGTTTGAACCGTTCACACCGGATTTTCTTGATGACCCACAGGCGACCCTGTTCATCTTGGCGCCGGCTGATGGCACTGTGGCCGGTTCCGCGGTGACTCTGCTGGATTCGTTGGTGCGTCGGTGGCGCGAGAAGACGTCGACCAGGGAAACGATGCATCGGCTGCTGATGGTCATTGACGAACTTCCCAATACGGCACCGATTCCTAACCTGCGACGCATCGTGGGGGAAGGTCGTGGGCTCGGCATTAATCTGATGGTGGCCGTCCAGGCATCCTCACAGCTCGACACCGTGTATGGGGCGGTGTATGCCAACGAGTTGCGCGATATCTTTCCAGCCTCGGTGATTATGTTCGGCGCTCGGGAGGAGGAACTTCTCACGGCGGCCGAGCACTGGTCGGGACTGACCAACCGACGGCCGCAAGGGTTCGGGCAGAACGACGGTGGCAAGAACCTCAACAACGATCTCGGTGCCACTCTGCGCTGGCAGGAGCTCCTGCCACCGACCCGCGAACATGCGCGGCTGCTGATCCGCGGCGGGGTGGGAACCTGCGTCGAAATACCTGACTGGTCCGTCTTTTTACAGTTTTACGATCAGACGACTCAGGCCATCCTGGCCAGAGCTCACGGCCGGGATGGGAGCGCTGGGGCCGTGGAGCAGGGGAGGCTTCGCCGCATGGTGCGGCGTGCGTGGCTGGATCGCGACAGTGCGGCGTGA